The Nostoc sp. 'Lobaria pulmonaria (5183) cyanobiont' genome window below encodes:
- a CDS encoding amylo-alpha-1,6-glucosidase, whose translation MPDLDTREWLLTNGLGSFASGTVSDVRTRTYHGWLFAATNPPSGRTLLFSHLEASLEILGSVVALGTNVWGNGEIEPTGYEQLRRFDINPVPKWTWGQNNWQLTRQLVMPYGLVGTGGWGLGIGDEGTKGQGGKETRGDKQWPNAQFCHQILIQYRYEGSETAILRLRLLIAERDFHHQQTASQELEFSQLPGQQQVCLQAINSGRFGIPWHLRWTQGNYQPDAVWYWDYRLSEETKRGLGDKEDLHSPGYLIVTLQPGDTVTLEARVGFPDSVPGVLTLKTFVEAVEAEQERLSQIFGWREGAEGQGSREAVEQGRSYNNFFPSAPLPLCTSASYAQFPIWQQLLKASDQFIVYRASIAGPTVIAGYHWFNDWGRDTLIALPGLALVPQRFDLAKAVLRTFGHYCRHGLIANAFPDLNGEPIYNSIDAALWWIETLGLYLEATQDWDFLAEQFPVVQQIYKAFVGGTHFNIQVDATDGLVSWDARGVALTWMDVVIGAHPVTPRYGKPVEINALWYSALCWLSQWAERLSQMEYGSPVRLTKQAQRYANQAQHVKTSLQKFWNPQLGYLYDTIEPDDRRNFQIRPNAVLALSLHHCGFSEQQGCQILDLATTSLLTPYGLRSLDPGDREYKGKYEGNQQQRDRAYHQGTVWTWLIGPYIRAWQRFYPQQALPFDWQPLLDHFLFDACLGSISEIFDGDSPHTPRGAIAQAWSVAEVIRHIK comes from the coding sequence ATGCCTGATTTAGATACAAGAGAATGGTTGCTTACCAATGGCTTGGGAAGTTTTGCTAGCGGTACAGTTTCTGATGTCCGCACACGCACATATCATGGTTGGCTATTTGCCGCGACAAACCCACCTTCTGGAAGGACTCTGCTGTTTTCGCACCTAGAAGCTAGCTTGGAAATATTAGGGAGCGTTGTGGCACTGGGGACAAATGTTTGGGGTAACGGTGAGATTGAGCCAACAGGTTACGAACAGCTACGCCGTTTTGATATTAACCCAGTTCCCAAATGGACTTGGGGTCAAAATAACTGGCAATTAACTAGACAATTGGTGATGCCCTATGGTTTGGTGGGGACTGGGGGCTGGGGATTGGGGATTGGGGACGAAGGGACGAAAGGACAAGGGGGCAAGGAGACAAGGGGGGATAAGCAATGGCCCAATGCCCAATTTTGCCATCAAATTTTAATCCAGTATCGCTACGAGGGAAGTGAAACAGCGATTTTACGGTTGCGACTGTTGATAGCAGAACGTGACTTTCACCACCAGCAGACTGCTAGTCAAGAATTAGAGTTTTCACAATTGCCAGGGCAACAGCAAGTCTGTCTACAAGCAATCAATTCTGGGCGCTTCGGCATACCTTGGCACTTGCGCTGGACACAAGGAAATTATCAACCAGATGCAGTTTGGTATTGGGATTATAGATTGTCTGAGGAAACAAAACGGGGGTTAGGCGACAAGGAAGACCTCCACAGTCCTGGTTACTTGATAGTCACACTTCAACCAGGAGATACGGTGACTTTAGAAGCACGAGTAGGTTTTCCCGACTCAGTGCCAGGTGTTCTTACCCTCAAAACCTTCGTAGAAGCTGTGGAGGCAGAGCAAGAAAGGCTCTCACAGATTTTTGGATGGAGAGAGGGAGCAGAGGGGCAGGGGAGCAGGGAAGCAGTGGAGCAGGGGAGAAGTTACAATAACTTTTTCCCCTCTGCCCCTCTGCCCCTTTGCACTTCTGCCTCTTATGCCCAATTCCCAATCTGGCAACAACTACTCAAAGCAAGCGATCAATTTATCGTCTATCGAGCCTCAATTGCAGGCCCCACGGTCATTGCTGGTTATCACTGGTTTAATGATTGGGGACGCGATACATTAATCGCTTTACCGGGGTTGGCACTAGTTCCACAGCGCTTTGATCTAGCAAAAGCAGTATTGCGAACTTTTGGGCATTATTGTCGCCACGGTTTGATTGCGAATGCATTTCCCGATCTCAATGGCGAACCAATTTATAACAGTATTGATGCGGCATTGTGGTGGATTGAAACTTTAGGACTTTATCTAGAAGCTACCCAAGACTGGGATTTTTTGGCAGAGCAATTCCCTGTAGTACAGCAAATCTATAAAGCATTTGTCGGTGGTACACATTTCAATATCCAGGTCGATGCTACCGATGGGCTAGTTAGTTGGGATGCTCGTGGTGTAGCTCTCACCTGGATGGATGTGGTAATTGGAGCACACCCGGTCACACCCCGTTATGGGAAGCCAGTGGAAATCAATGCGCTGTGGTATTCTGCTCTATGTTGGTTGAGTCAGTGGGCAGAGCGCTTGAGCCAAATGGAATACGGCTCACCAGTGCGTCTCACTAAGCAAGCACAGCGTTATGCTAACCAAGCACAACACGTGAAAACCTCACTGCAAAAATTCTGGAATCCTCAGCTAGGTTATCTGTACGATACTATTGAGCCGGACGATCGCCGGAATTTTCAAATTCGTCCGAATGCCGTTTTGGCGCTGTCGCTACACCATTGTGGGTTTTCTGAACAGCAAGGGTGTCAGATATTAGATTTGGCAACTACTAGCTTGCTCACACCTTATGGTCTTCGCAGTCTCGATCCAGGAGATCGCGAATATAAAGGGAAATATGAGGGCAATCAACAGCAACGCGATCGCGCTTATCACCAAGGCACTGTTTGGACTTGGCTAATTGGGCCATATATTCGGGCTTGGCAACGTTTTTATCCACAACAAGCGCTGCCTTTTGATTGGCAACCATTGCTAGATCATTTTTTATTTGACGCTTGTCTTGGTTCTATTTCTGAGATTTTTGATGGCGATTCACCTCACACACCCAGAGGAGCGATCGCTCAAGCTTGGTCAGTTGCCGAAGTAATCCGCCACATTAAATAG
- a CDS encoding peroxiredoxin, producing MSLTYGTEGSLRVGQQAPDFTATAVVDQEFKTIKLSDYRGKYVVLFFYPLDFTFVCPTEITAFSDRYEEFNKINTEVLGASVDSEFSHLAWIQTDRKSGGVGDLNYPLVSDIKKEISAAYNVLDPAAGIALRGLFIIDKDGIIQHATINNLAFGRSVDETLRTLQAIQYVQSHPDEVCPAGWQPGDKTMNPDPVKSKVYFSAV from the coding sequence ATGTCCCTTACTTACGGAACCGAAGGAAGCCTCCGCGTTGGTCAACAAGCTCCCGATTTCACAGCAACCGCTGTGGTAGATCAGGAATTTAAGACAATCAAACTTTCCGATTATCGCGGTAAGTATGTCGTCCTGTTTTTCTACCCACTAGACTTTACCTTTGTTTGTCCTACTGAAATTACAGCATTTAGCGATCGCTACGAAGAATTTAATAAAATCAATACTGAAGTCCTTGGGGCTTCCGTTGACAGTGAATTCTCGCACCTCGCTTGGATTCAAACAGATCGTAAGTCTGGTGGCGTTGGCGACCTGAATTATCCTCTAGTCTCCGACATCAAGAAAGAGATTAGCGCCGCTTACAACGTTCTTGACCCAGCAGCAGGCATTGCCTTGCGTGGTCTGTTCATCATCGATAAAGATGGTATCATACAGCACGCCACCATTAACAATCTAGCTTTTGGTCGTAGCGTTGATGAAACCCTGCGGACATTACAAGCAATTCAGTATGTTCAGTCTCACCCTGACGAAGTTTGCCCAGCTGGTTGGCAACCTGGTGACAAGACAATGAATCCTGACCCAGTGAAGTCTAAAGTCTACTTCTCTGCTGTCTAA
- a CDS encoding peroxiredoxin family protein, giving the protein MLTSTDFSGLLNERFFRNFLPVPASNQLRLGVGTPDFQLPDITNGTLVKLSDYKGKQPVLLAFTRIFTEKQYCPFCFPHIKALNENYEQFKNRGIEVLMITSTDERQSQIVVKDLGLKMPLLSDPSCRVFRTYQVGQALGAPLPAQFVLDKEGKLRYWHLFSFLAHNASVETLLEQFN; this is encoded by the coding sequence ATGCTGACTTCAACTGACTTTAGTGGCTTACTAAATGAGCGATTCTTCCGCAATTTTTTACCAGTTCCAGCTAGCAATCAACTCAGATTGGGAGTGGGAACACCAGACTTTCAGCTGCCAGATATTACCAACGGAACTTTGGTAAAATTGTCTGATTATAAAGGCAAACAACCAGTATTACTCGCCTTTACTCGCATCTTTACCGAAAAGCAATATTGCCCTTTTTGTTTTCCTCACATCAAAGCTTTGAATGAAAACTACGAGCAATTCAAAAATCGCGGTATAGAAGTTTTAATGATTACTAGTACCGATGAACGGCAGAGTCAAATAGTTGTGAAGGATTTAGGCTTAAAAATGCCACTATTGAGCGATCCTAGTTGTCGAGTCTTTCGTACATATCAAGTAGGACAAGCATTGGGAGCGCCTTTGCCAGCACAATTTGTATTAGATAAAGAAGGAAAACTGCGCTACTGGCATTTATTTTCTTTTTTGGCTCACAATGCTAGTGTTGAGACATTGTTAGAACAATTCAATTGA